Below is a window of Cytophaga hutchinsonii ATCC 33406 DNA.
CAGGTAAAGGTAGTGTATTATTTGTAATTCTTTAAAAGGCTACAGCAATGGAAGTTGTAATACAATAATTATCGGTATCCGGTTTGTTATTTAACATAAAAATAGCATCTCTGCTGTTAAATGTGCGTGCTTCAATACGGCATAAAACATTTTTGTAAATAGCGTAATCAGCATTGATGGAATAGCCAAAGGTTTGAAAGCCATTTGCTGTATTGGTATGAATAATTACCTGATTTTTATCGCTGTAATATTCTCCGCGCAGCCCCATGCGCAGCTTGTCAGATAGGGGATACTGCAGCATCAGATAAGGTGTATACCAGATATGATACCGATTGCTTTTAGGTGCATTTTGTTCCATTCCGATATCAAAACCGGCAAGTACACAAAGTTTATTCTGCAAATAAAATTTGCTGTACAGATCATGGAAATACCGCATCTGTATTACGGTATCCGGTTTGTCGTTTCCAATAAACGAACTGCTGTTTATAGTTAGCGATGAAGAAGGGCTGAACGTCAGCTGATGGCCCACCGCGATGGAATTATTTCCATCCATACGCTGTATACGCTGCCATCCGTTTAAAAATAAACCGCTTAAAAGCCATTTCGTATTATCGGATGTGTATGTTACTTTTACACCTGTTTCAAAGTAGGGAGAATTGTCGGCAGCAAAACTGCGCGTTAGGTTCAGGCATTTCTGACCAATTGCACTTTCAGCACCAAGATGCGATTCAAACACACCTGCATCCAGCCAGATATTTTTTGACCGGTGAAGTTTAATACCTGCATTAGCTTCATAAATTATTTTTAATAATCCCGGTTCAGAAGCCAGGTTTGCATTGGCATAAGTACCAGTCATAACCGCAAGGTTTGCCCGTATGATAGAAGTATTGTAAGACGCTTTTATAAAACCTATATTCAGATTAACTTCGTTGCTCCGGTTATAAGAGTAAATAAATGGAGGCCGGTTATGATCTGCAGGTTTGCTGAAATCATACGAATAATAAACGTCAATATATCCACTGATCGTTAATGGTGATTTTGAAGAATCTTTCTGCGCAACCGATACAAGTGTAGTAACGGAACTAAGAACAAGCAGAAATAAGATTTTTAAATACACAGTTTTAAGTGAATATCGATTTGAAACGTATCTGTTAAATAACGTGATGAATTATTTCAAATGTTTATCGATGTGATTTTGCAGCAATGTCTTTAATGATTCCAGGTAATCTGAAAACACGTTTGTGTCCAGATGCGGGTGCGGATTGATGGGAATTGTCAGTGGGTTTTCATCCAGATGTTCATACAGTTCGGGATACTGCTCTTCCATCTTTAATGTGATTTCATTAATTTCTTTTAAAAGTTTATGCATTTTTTTCATAGCTCTGCTGGATAGTTTAGATGAATATATTGTTTATTTATGTCAACAATGGCATATACAGGATTCATTTTTATGAAAGCATAACATGCTATTTTACAAATTAAAAATGCGATCATTATTTTATCAGATCAAAACTTACCCGTACTCGGGATATAATCGTTATATAACCCGGTTCAATAGTATAAAAATCGGAACCTGATTTGTAAGGGATGTTTTCCAGATTGTCCATGTCATGAATATTATACCAATTATAACTTTCCTGATTGATTTCTTCAATTTTATGTGCTTTGCCGATTGTTTGGTTTAATTCGCCTGCTAATAAAACAGCTTTGTTTTTTGCTACTGTCATAGCTTCTTTCCGGGCTTGATTTTTATAGGAAATTAAATTTTGAACTCTGTAATCCAGATAAATATATTGTTTGTATCCAAGCTTATATAGTTCAAGAAGCGTTTTGTCTAATGAATTAATATCCATAAGGGTTAAAAAGATTTCTTTTATATAAACCGACGAATCTGCCTGAATATAACTTTGATAGATAAATTTATCATCCAGTCCGAATATTTTAAATTGCGAATCAATTTCCCTGAATATTTCAAATGTCGCATTTGTGATCTGAATTTTTTTATTCAGTTTAACGCCTATTATAACATGGTCAGGTTTTACTTTTACAACAGATTCTGCTTCAACTGTTACAAGCGGAATGTTTTGAAGTTGTGCAAAACACGAATAAGAAATAAATAATGTAAGAACAAAGAGCGCTTTTTTCATAGATGGAAGTGGAAGAAAATATTAATTTTTTACTGGTAATTGGTTATTTGCATTTTTAGATAATGCTTTTTTTACAAACAATTCCATATCGTGTGTGTCATATTTTAATGTTAGAATGAAAAAAGCACAGAGTAGTGATACGATCAATAATGCAGCGATCGTTGCAAGTATATCTCCGGAAGCGATTGCTGATATAAGAAATGCCAGCGGTAAGAGGATGAAAAATAACCAGATTATAATACTGCCGATATGAGGAATGACGGTAATTTGTATCGTGATGTCTTTATTGACTTTTACAAATTTCCCGTATCCAATAGGCCTGGATTGCCTCCGTTGATTTGTTTTTCTGGCACGTAATTTAAATGTATTTCCTTTTATCTCGCAGATATAGGTTTTCTCTGTAGCATGTTTTATGTCGAACTCTTCTGTATTCCATGAATCATCCTGAGGGTGAGAATGGCTTTTTAAAAGATTCAGGATTGTTTTAACATCGAATGGGGCTTTTATTTTAATCATTGCTTTTTAAAAGTTTTAATCAGGATATATATACCCCAAATAATAAGGCTAACGGTAAAGAATAAAACATAACGTGCATTATAGTCTTGTTCTTTAGTTGCATACATTAAAATTGCAACAGATAAAAATAGTCCGCAACTAATGAATGAAAGGCTTACAATTCCAAAGAAAAGTTTAATCACAGTTGATTTCAGCATAAAGTGAAACAGTACTATTAGCTAATCCGGACACATACCCACGTTGCTTCCAGCAATGCTTCATCATTTATAAATGCAATGCCTGATTGTTTTACAAGCTTATCACTAAGCCGGATGTTTTTAATTACATATTTAATCGGGGTATGAAATGTTGCTGCTTTAAGAAACGTAGCTGATTCAATACTGGCTAAACCAAAAAGTCCATTTGTATCTTTTAAGAGTCTCATACCTGCACCTCCGCATTGTGCCAGTGATTCTATTAATATTGTTCCGGGAATAATATTGTGTTCCGGGAAAATTCCAGATAACCACGAACATTCTTCTCCGAACGTTTTGTATCCAATAATCTCATCTTCAGTTACCGAAAGTATTTCATCGACAAATAAAAACGGACTTCGGTGGGGGAGTAAGTTTTCAATCGATTCTTTATTTGTATGCATATAGATTTAATGTTACATCTGTCATATTAACGCATGTAAAATACTATATTTTTTCGGGTTTTAAAATGAGGGAAATTTATTGGAATAGCGTATTTAAAAGCAACCGGAATATTATATTTTTAACCAGCCTGTAATGCTTAATCTGTTTGCCTGTGTGGGTAAAACTTCATGTTCAATTTCATTGCTTTTGAAAAATACCGTTTTCCCGTTAGTAGGAGAGATACGTTGTTCCGCAGCGGTATGATGAATACATAATTCTCCGCCGTCTGTTTCAATCCAATCCGTATTCAGGTAACTAACAATTGAAAATGCTCTGTTGGAATCATTTTGAAACTGATCAATGTGTCTTTTGTAAAAGGCTCCTTGTTCGTATATGGTATAATGGAATTCGTACGCTTTAATTCCTGTATAACAATTCTTATTGAGATAAGATATAAAGGCTTCCATCTGATCTAAAAAATCATTTTCATGGATGTTGTTATAACTGCGGTCAAGCCAGTAGATGGAATCTCCGCGCACTTTTTTATCCGGTACAATATTGCCGGAATTTCCTGTTCCGGCTGCATGCATCAGATTATCTGCGTGTATCTTTAATAAATGATTTCTAAGATGCAGGGATAATGTATTGCTTAAAAAATCTTCGGCAATACCAACTCTTGTTTCAATATAGCTATTGATTAACGTTTCAAACGACGATTCCATCCGGTTTTAAAGATAAGGGTTAAACACATATGCCTGATAAATCATATGGTATATGCGTGTATTGCCCAAATCTGTTTAGTAACCTTGGGGAGAATAACAATCGGTTGGGTGCTCAGATAACTAAAGGTATGTTATTATTTCTGATATGTCGCTATGCAGTATATTAAGTGGTGCATAGCGACATGTGATTGGTATCATGTGTTTTTATTTTAATATCCATCGAAGTATTTGTCACACAAATCTGTTTTTGTAATGTATACACCTTTCCATTTGCCATTGATCTCAAGCAAGCTTAGCTCGACATAATAGTAAGAATCCTTGTATTTAAACTTGATTTCGATGCCTAAAGCGGGTATGGCTAATTTTTTGTTTGTAAGTGTGTAATAGCTGTCGATATAGGTTACATCTTCTTTTTTTATACCATTTGCAGTTAAGAAGGAAAGCCATTTGGAATTGAAATCGTCAGGAAGCGCTGTATTGGCTTTATGCATGAATGATGTAAATTCTTCCACAAATTCTTCTTTTGTCTCCGGAGCGATCAGCGAGTCGGCCTGTATTTTTTTCTTATACCATTCCAGATCCGGCACATCAATATCATACGTTGATGCAAATGCTGCTGAACTGGATGTTGTCAGCGATTTAAACACAGTCCGTGCAATTTCACCTGGTGATGGCGCGACCGGTATTTTAGTTGTGAAGGCGCTTGCACAAAAAAAGCAAACAGCTAAAAGGCAGGTAAGTGTTTTATTCATGGCATAAGTGTTTAGCGTTTATCTAAAATAAACATTATCCATTGAAAATCATATAAAACAGCAGAAGCCACATTGTGTGGCTTCTAAAAGTATAATTAAATACGGGCTGAATACTATAATTCGTCGTAAACCATTTTAAGGTGTGTTGCGATCATATCTGCAGAGCGACCTTCAATGTGGTGGCGTTCTACAAAATGTACCAGATTGCCATCTTTAAATACGGCAATAGCAGGAGAAGATGGAGGGTAAGGCAACGTATATTCACGTGCTTTGTTTACAGCTTCTTTATCTACGCCAGCAAATACAGTTCCCAGATGTGCGGGTAATTTAGAATGTTCAAGTGATTTGCGAACACCTGGTCTTGCAGTACCTGCAGCGCAACCACATACAGAGTTAATTACAATCATAGATGTGCCTGGCTTTTTCATAAAAGCTTCAACAGCTTCGGGAGTTGTTAATTCAGTGAAACCTGCATTGGCAAGTTCTGCTTTCATTGGGGCTACTAATTGTTCCGGATACATATGTTTAACGATTAATGCAGAAGGCTTAAGGCCTAATGCTTTTCCTTTCGATTATTTATTTATCTTACTTTAATTAAGTTTTATTAATGAGTAGAGATGAGATATGAATTAAGAAACGATAAGCCTTCAGCTTTTAGCTTTAGGCGTTCCGCCTTTCTACATAAATCCTAACTCCAGCTTCGCTGCATCGCTCATCATTTCCTGGCTCCAGGTCGGATCAAACGTGATTTCTACAGTAACTTCGTTGACACCTTCAATTGCTTTGATCTTGTTTTCAACTTCAGCCGGCATCGATTGTGCTGCCGGGCAGTTCGGTGAAGTCAAGGTCATCTGTACAAATATATTGTTGACAGGGAATACGCTTACTTCGTATATTAAACCCAGTTCAAATATATTTACAGGGATCTCCGGATCATAAACTGTTTGAATTGCTTCTAACGCTTTATTCTTTAATTCTGCCTGATCTATTTCTACTTCACTCATAGTTATTATACCGTTTTGCTTTGGTAAGCGATTGCATGCATTTTCATTTGTTTTACCATTGAGGCTAATCCGTTTGAGCGTGTCATAGACAAGTGCTGCTCCATGCCGATTTTATGTATAAAATACATATCACTTTTAGCAATATCTTCAGCAGGTTGTCCGCTTAATACTTTTAATAGGAGTGCAACCAAACCTTTTACAATGATAGCATCACTTTCGCCTTCGTAGTTAACTTTGCCATCTTTATAATTGCTCGTCATCCAAACCAACGACTGGCAACCTTTAATGATATTTTCCTCAACTTTATATTTCGGATCAATGCCCGGGAGTTTTTTCCCAAGGTCAATGATGTATGCGTATTTTTCATCCCACTCATCAAACAAACCAAAGTCTTCAATGATCTGATCCTGAATTTCGTTAATTGTTGCCATGTATTATCTGAATAATTTTATTGCCTTGTAAATGGCAGCAATGAATTGGTCGATTTCTTCCTTTGTATTATAAAATGCAAAAGAGGCGCGAGAAGTTCCCGTAACGCCCAATCTTCCCATTAACGGTTGTGTACAATGGTGACCGGTACGGATCGCAACACCTTCTTGATCTAATATAATTCCTAAATCCTGGTGGTGTATGTCTGAAAATACAAACGACTGCACACTCACTTTATCTTTTGCTGTTCCGATCAAACGGATACCTTCGATATCCTTCAATTTTGAGACTGCATAATCAAGCAGTTCATGTTCGTATGAACGAATAGCAGCCTTGCCAATAGAATTTATGTAATCAATAGCAGCTTTCAAAGCTATCACATCCGCGATGTTTGGCGTACCTGCTTCAAACTTATAGGGAAGCTCATTGTAGGTGCAGCTCTCATACGTTACTTCGCTGATCATTTCGCCGCCGCCCTGATATGGAGGCATAGCTTCAAGGATCGCACGTTTACCATATAAGATACCTACACCGGTAGGTCCGTATAATTTATGCGCAGAGAATGCATAGAAATCTGCATCCAGATCCTGTACGTCAATATCTAAGTGAGAAACCGCCTGAGCACCGTCAATCAAGGTAATCGCGCCAACAGCATGTGCTTTAGCAATCAGTTCTTTTATAGGATTGATGCTTCCAAGCGTATTGGAAACATGTGTACAGGCAAGCATTTTGGTTTTGGATGTAATGATTGTATCGAATGCTTCGACAAGCAATTCACCTGCATCATTCATCGGTAATATTTTAACAACCGCTTTGGTGCGTTGTGCAAGCATGTGCCAGGGTACCATGTTTGAATGGTGTTCCATTGCTGAAACAACAATCTCGTCACCGGCTTTAAGATTAGCCAATCCCCAGGTTGAAGCAACCAGGTTGATTCCTTCGGTTGTGCCGCGCGTGAAAATTACTTCTTCACGTTCCTTGGCATTGATGGATGTTTTTACTGCATCACGAGACGCTTCAAAAGCAGCAGTAGCACGTTCGGCAAGGGTATGAATACCACGGTGAATATTCGCGTTGTCGTTTAAATAATACGCCGTAAGTGCTTCGACAACTTGTATGGGTTTTTGTGTAGTAGCAGCATTGTCAAAATACACCAAAGGCTTACCATTCACCTCTTGATGTAAGATCGGGAAGTCTTCCCGGATACGGTCGATGTTTAATGTTCCATCGGCGGTTATAAGGTCGGTATTGATGGTGTCAATCATTGGAGTACGGCGTATGTAGTACAGAGTCGGTCCGCCGCGGCGGAACTTAGTACTAAGTAAATAATAAGCACAGTTGCTTACCTTAACATTTATAAATAAAATAAAGATCCCGTTTGAAACAGAATCTTTATAAGAACATTTTGTACTATGTACTCAGTACTATTTTAATCTTTCTTCAATTTCTTGCTCTAAGTACCCACGAAGTTCGTCGTGTTTTACTTTATCTAATACATCAAATGCAATGGCATGTACAAGCATTTTTTTTGCTTTATCTTCACCTACGCCACGTGCACGTAGGTAGAACATGGCTTCCGGATCTAATTGGCCGGTTGTTGCACCGTGCGAACATTTAACATCGTCTGCAAAGATTTCTAATTGCGGCTTTGTATGTACAGAAGCTTCTTTAGAAAGTAATATGTTTTTATTCGATTGGAATGCATTTGTTTTCTGAGCGTCTTTACGCACCCAGATCTTACCATTGAATACACCCGTAGATTTTCCGTCCAGAATGCCTTTGTACAGCTCATTGCTGTAGCAATGCGGCATCGCATGGTCTACAAGCGTGTGGTTGTCTACATGCTGTGCACCTTTTTCAAGGTATAAGCCATTTAAATACGCTTCGCAGTATTCAGCACCCAATGTGATATTTAAGTTATTTCGAACCAAACCTCCATTTAATGTAATGGTGGTTGTATACGAATTACTTTTTCCTTCATGTACAATTTGTGAATTGTGAATGAAGTTGCTGTTATCAATATCGTTTTGAATTTTGTATTGTTCCAGGTATGCTTCTTTTTTCAGGATTGCATGCGTAAACGCATTCGTGAAAGCAGTATTTTTACCTAAGCTGCGGTTCAGTTCAACAACCGTTGCGGATGCCGCTTCTTCTACAACAATTAAAACACTTGGCTGCGCAAATACATTTGCTGAACGAACGTCTGATAAATAAAAGCAGACAATTGGTTTTGTAATGTGTTGTTTTGCTTTTACGTGAATCAATGTTCCGTCAGTAGCAAAGGCAACATTCAATGCAACCATACTGTCATTGTATGGAAGGTTTTTTCCGAAATAGTTTTTTACTACTTCCTGATTGCTTGTTTGGAAAGGCTCAATTGTTACACCTGAAGCATCTATCGAAGATAGAGCAGGAGAGAAGATGCCATTTACGAAAATTACTTTGTAGCAGTCAATCGGTAATGCTGTTAGCGCTTTGATGTCGTCTGCAGAAAATGTTGCTGCAGATTCAATTGCATACGTTTTGGCAATGGTGTTTTTTAAATTCGTGTATTTCCATTCCTCGTGCTTTGTAGTCGGGAAGCCCAATTCCTGGAAAGCACTGATTGCTTCTTTACGCGTATCAACTAATAGAGATGATGACGGCGTTTTTTCAAGCGTATTAAAATGCTGTATCAGCGATTCTTTTAATTCTGTAGTCATTGTGTAAATGCGGTATTAAACCGTTTGTGCATCTGCTTCAGCTTTGATCCAGTCGTAGCCTTTTTCTTCTAATTCCAATGCTAATTCCTTCGTGCCGGATTTAACAATACGTCCTTTGTATAATACGTGAACAAAATCAGGCACGATGTAGTCAAGTAAACGCTGATAGTGCGTTACAACGATTGTTGCATTGTTTGGAGTTTTTAATTTGTTAACGCCATTTGCAACAATACGTAAGGCATCAATATCCAAACCCGAATCGGTTTCATCCAGTATCGCTAAAGATGGTTCAAGCATAGCCATCTGGAAGATCTCGTTACGTTTCTTTTCACCGCCTGAGAACCCTTCGTTCAAGGCACGTTTTAATAACGATTCATCGATTTCAACCAGTTTCATTTTTTCTTTCATCAGTTTCAAGAAAGAAACAGCATCCATTGTTTCCTGACCACGGTACTCACGAATTTCGTTTACCGCCGTTTTCATGAAATTGATAGTGCTTACACCTGGAATCTCAATCGGGTATTGAAAAGCAAGAAACACACCTTCACGTGCACGATCTTCAGGAGATAAATCCAATAGATCTTTGCCGTTTAGTGTAACGCTTCCGCTTGTAACTTCATAATCTGAACGGCCTGCTAAAACAGAAGCAAGCGTACTTTTACCGGAACCGTTTGGTCCCATTATAGCATGCACTTCACCCGCTTTCACTTCAAGGTTGATACCACGAAGGATTTCTTTTTCTTCAATGCGGGCGTGTAGATTTTTAATTGATAACATATTTTTTTTGCTGAAGGCAAAAGGCTTAAAGCCTAAGGCTGTTCATTATTTTATTGTATGATTGAATTCTTAAGTTCTGCTATTAAATAATGGATGTAAATTAATAGCTAATGTTTGATTGCGAAACGAAAAAGCTTTAGGCTTTAAGCGTTTCGCCTTCGGCGTTTATCCTACACTTCCTTCCAATGAGATCGCAAGAAGCTTTTGTGCTTCAACCGCAAACTCCATTGGTAACTGGTTTAATACTTCTTTGCAATATCCATTAACAATCAAGGCTACTGCTTTTTCTGTATCAATACCGCGTTGGTTGCAATAGAATATCTGGTCTTCCCCGATCTTCGAAGTAGTTGCTTCATGTTCAACGGTAGACGTATTGTTTTCAACTTCAATATAAGGGAAGGTGTGCGCACCGCACTGATCGCCCATCAACAGGGAATCACACTGCGAGTAGTTACGCGCGCCTTCTGCACGTTTCATAACTTTTACTAATCCCCGGTAACTATTATGGCTATGGCCGGCAGAAATACCTTTCGATACAATTCGGCTCTTGGTGTTTTTGCCAATGTGAATCATTTTTGTTCCTGTATCTGCCTGCTGGTAATTATTTGTAACTGCAACAGAATAGAATTCACCGATAGAATGATCACCTTTAAGAATACAGCTTGGATATTTCCAGGTAACAGCAGAACCTGTTTCTACCTGTGTCCATGAAATCTTAGCGTAGTCGCCTGCGCAGATACCACGTTTTGTTACAAAGTTATAAATACCCCCTTTGCCGTTTTTATCACCCGGATACCAGTTCTGAACAGTAGAGTATTTGATCTCTGCTTTTTCCATGGCAACAAGTTCTACAACGGCAGCGTGCAATTGATTTTCATCACGCACGGGTGCTGTACACCCTTCCAGGTAACTCACATAAGCACCTTCGTCTGCAATAAGCAACGTGCGCTCAAACTGACCTGTATTGGCAGCGTTGATACGGAAGTAGGTAGATAGTTCCATCGGACTGCGAACACCTTTCGGAATGTAGCAGAACGAACCATCACTGAATACAGCAGAGTTTAACGCAGCATAGTAGTTGTCCGTTACCGGAACAACGCTGCCTAAATATTTACGAACCAATTCAGGGTGTTCCTGAACCGCTTCACTCATAGAGCAGAAAATAATTCCAAGCTCCGACAATTTTCCTTTGAAAGTAGTTGTGATCGATACACTGTCAATAACAGCATCAACCGCAACGCCTGTCATACGTTTTTGTTCATCCAACGAAATACCAAGCTTCTCGAACGTTGCACGTAGTTCCGGATCAATTTCATCCAGACTGTTCAATGTAACTTTAGGCTTTGGTGCAGAATAATAAATGATGTCCTGAAAATCTATTTTAGGATATTTTACATTCGGCCATGTGGGCTCTTCCATTTTTAACCATTTACGAAAAGCATCCAACCGCCACTCAAGTAACCACTCAGGTTCATTTTTCTTCGCGGATATGTAACGTACTGTATCTTCATTTAAACCTTTTGGTAAAGAATCGTTATCAATGTCTGTAACAAATCCCCATTTGTATTCCGATGAAGTTATTTCTTCCAGTATTTTATTACTATCGCTCATGTGTTTCTTTATTAGTTTAGACTAATTCCAACATATTACAAAAGTAGAACAAATTTGGTAACAATGAGTTCTTTTAGGTACAATATTTATTGAAATTTAGAGGGATTAGGTACATCTTTAACCTCGTTTGCTGGTTTTTCAGACTGTTTAACTTATCGAAAAAAGTACTAAGTACTTAGTACTAAGTGCCAAGACGACAAATATTTAACAGGATATTTAACCTGTCAAACCTGATGATTGCCGTTAATGCTCTAATACAAGTGTTCTATTAATCGACTCTTCCAGTGAGATGCTGGTTTCAGTACGCTGAATCCCATACACTTTTTGGATTTTATCGTGTAAGACTTCCCGCAAATGCTGTGTATCTCGACAGATTATTTTCACGAACATGCTATAGTTCCCGGTTGTGTAATGCACATTTACTACTTCGGGTATTTTACGCAGGTCATCTACTGCTTTATCATAGAATTCACTCTTATCCAGGTAAATGCCAAGAAATGCCGTGATGTCATACCCCAGCCGTGTATAATTGATTTCCAGATGAGAGCCTTTAACAATACCCAGATCTTCCATCTTTTTCATCCGGACGTGTATGGTTCCTCCGGATACACCAATCTTTTTTGCGATTTCTGTGTAGGGAAGGGAAGCGTCTTCAATCAATTCAGTCAGAATTTTTAAATCAACACTATCAATTTCGGAATGAAGGGCCATATTTTCAGATGTAAATTATTAAAATAGTAATTTTATATCTAATTTATTGATAAAATGGCAAATATTAAAATATTTACTGATAATATTTGCAATAAAAGAAGCAATCTATTACTTTTGTATTGTTGTCAGTCGGACAATTATACTGTAGGGTGTTGAAATTGGCAGACATGCCCTCCTGTCTCGGGGGTGGAGAGTTCAAAATAAACGTAGTGTAAAGCACCAAAGCTAGGGTTGACCACTTATTGTTATGCATTATGGCTAATTGCTCCGTGGGTTGGTTCGAATCCCCCTCCTACAGCTATTAAGTAAAAAGGCCTTGTATCGAAAGATACAAGGCCTTTTTTGTTGTCAATGCGTGTGTCGGTTATAGAATTTTTGATTCTATCATTGTTTTTTATGTTCCTTTTAATTAGATATAATAATCTTTTTGATCAGCACTTTTGAATCAGAGGTAAATTTGATCAGATAAATACCGGGTTTTAAATCTGAAACATCAAGTTGATTTTTCATTGCACTTATTTTTAACGTTTCTCCTTCAATAGTACTTATTACTATTTCATCAAATAATTGATCTGTAGCAATAAAAATTTCTGTGTTTGCCGGATTGGGAAAAATAGAAATATGCTCGTCCTTATTATTTATATCTAAGTTGGATGTAGCAATTTGTTTACTTATTAATACCGGTTTGTCAAATACCGTACAGTTGTTATCCTCCCAATCCAATCCGGCACCAACAGTGACACACGATGCTATATAATAGTATCCTTCTTCAAAAGTATTTTCATATACTTTTCCTGTGTACGAAATGGAGTACGTTCCTCCTGCAGAAATCAAATCAGAACGCATCGCTGAGTTGTAAAACTCAGGCACTGCATATCTAAATAACGGGTTTATGTAGCTGTATTTTTCTTTTTGAATATAAAGCGTATAGAACCACCAGGTACAATTACCTGTTCCTACATTTTTTACTTCGGCATTAAATTCAAAGTTCGTATTGTAATCCCAGTGATATGAAGAAAGACTGGTTTTTGAGTATGTTAAATCCGGCAATGGTGTATTATTAATATGAATAGGAATGGAAGCTACATTGTTAAGTTCATTTGTTTCGTAAATAAAATCTTTACAATCTGCTTTAATCAGGATGTAATAATTTCCTGTTGGAATTTGAAGCGGAATGGTACATTGAGCATAATCAAGCAATGTGGTATAAATCAATATGTCGTCACCTGAAAGATTCTGATCTTGTGAAATGTATATTCCTGTAAGAGAACCAACTTCAAGCCCCGGCCCAATATTCGTTGTG
It encodes the following:
- a CDS encoding porin, which codes for MYLKILFLLVLSSVTTLVSVAQKDSSKSPLTISGYIDVYYSYDFSKPADHNRPPFIYSYNRSNEVNLNIGFIKASYNTSIIRANLAVMTGTYANANLASEPGLLKIIYEANAGIKLHRSKNIWLDAGVFESHLGAESAIGQKCLNLTRSFAADNSPYFETGVKVTYTSDNTKWLLSGLFLNGWQRIQRMDGNNSIAVGHQLTFSPSSSLTINSSSFIGNDKPDTVIQMRYFHDLYSKFYLQNKLCVLAGFDIGMEQNAPKSNRYHIWYTPYLMLQYPLSDKLRMGLRGEYYSDKNQVIIHTNTANGFQTFGYSINADYAIYKNVLCRIEARTFNSRDAIFMLNNKPDTDNYCITTSIAVAF
- a CDS encoding SIMPL domain-containing protein (The SIMPL domain is named for its presence in mouse protein SIMPL (signalling molecule that associates with mouse pelle-like kinase). Bacterial member BP26, from Brucella, was shown to assemble into a channel-like structure, while YggE from E. coli has been associated with resistance to oxidative stress.), which codes for MKKALFVLTLFISYSCFAQLQNIPLVTVEAESVVKVKPDHVIIGVKLNKKIQITNATFEIFREIDSQFKIFGLDDKFIYQSYIQADSSVYIKEIFLTLMDINSLDKTLLELYKLGYKQYIYLDYRVQNLISYKNQARKEAMTVAKNKAVLLAGELNQTIGKAHKIEEINQESYNWYNIHDMDNLENIPYKSGSDFYTIEPGYITIISRVRVSFDLIK
- a CDS encoding 3-hydroxyacyl-ACP dehydratase FabZ family protein — translated: MHTNKESIENLLPHRSPFLFVDEILSVTEDEIIGYKTFGEECSWLSGIFPEHNIIPGTILIESLAQCGGAGMRLLKDTNGLFGLASIESATFLKAATFHTPIKYVIKNIRLSDKLVKQSGIAFINDEALLEATWVCVRIS
- a CDS encoding 2OG-Fe(II) oxygenase, encoding MESSFETLINSYIETRVGIAEDFLSNTLSLHLRNHLLKIHADNLMHAAGTGNSGNIVPDKKVRGDSIYWLDRSYNNIHENDFLDQMEAFISYLNKNCYTGIKAYEFHYTIYEQGAFYKRHIDQFQNDSNRAFSIVSYLNTDWIETDGGELCIHHTAAEQRISPTNGKTVFFKSNEIEHEVLPTQANRLSITGWLKI
- a CDS encoding BrxA/BrxB family bacilliredoxin, encoding MYPEQLVAPMKAELANAGFTELTTPEAVEAFMKKPGTSMIVINSVCGCAAGTARPGVRKSLEHSKLPAHLGTVFAGVDKEAVNKAREYTLPYPPSSPAIAVFKDGNLVHFVERHHIEGRSADMIATHLKMVYDEL
- a CDS encoding SUF system Fe-S cluster assembly protein; the protein is MSEVEIDQAELKNKALEAIQTVYDPEIPVNIFELGLIYEVSVFPVNNIFVQMTLTSPNCPAAQSMPAEVENKIKAIEGVNEVTVEITFDPTWSQEMMSDAAKLELGFM
- a CDS encoding SufE family protein: MATINEIQDQIIEDFGLFDEWDEKYAYIIDLGKKLPGIDPKYKVEENIIKGCQSLVWMTSNYKDGKVNYEGESDAIIVKGLVALLLKVLSGQPAEDIAKSDMYFIHKIGMEQHLSMTRSNGLASMVKQMKMHAIAYQSKTV
- a CDS encoding aminotransferase class V-fold PLP-dependent enzyme codes for the protein MIDTINTDLITADGTLNIDRIREDFPILHQEVNGKPLVYFDNAATTQKPIQVVEALTAYYLNDNANIHRGIHTLAERATAAFEASRDAVKTSINAKEREEVIFTRGTTEGINLVASTWGLANLKAGDEIVVSAMEHHSNMVPWHMLAQRTKAVVKILPMNDAGELLVEAFDTIITSKTKMLACTHVSNTLGSINPIKELIAKAHAVGAITLIDGAQAVSHLDIDVQDLDADFYAFSAHKLYGPTGVGILYGKRAILEAMPPYQGGGEMISEVTYESCTYNELPYKFEAGTPNIADVIALKAAIDYINSIGKAAIRSYEHELLDYAVSKLKDIEGIRLIGTAKDKVSVQSFVFSDIHHQDLGIILDQEGVAIRTGHHCTQPLMGRLGVTGTSRASFAFYNTKEEIDQFIAAIYKAIKLFR